From Humisphaera borealis, the proteins below share one genomic window:
- the pyrE gene encoding orotate phosphoribosyltransferase, with translation MSATSPELSREALARRIAEVALLRGEFTLRSGRKSSYYLDKYLFETQPDILMALGKAFAAMLPPETDRLAGPELGAVALAAATAMHAKLPFVLVRNSKKGYGSSKLVEGTLKAGDKVVIIEDILTTGGQIVEAAKTLEAAGATVIKMIGTIDRLEGARENIEAAGYSYASLFTTADLGIKPE, from the coding sequence ATGAGCGCAACGTCCCCCGAACTGTCCCGAGAAGCCCTGGCCCGCCGAATCGCCGAAGTCGCTTTGCTTCGCGGCGAGTTCACCCTTCGTTCCGGCCGCAAGAGCAGCTACTACCTCGACAAGTACCTCTTCGAAACCCAGCCCGACATCCTGATGGCGCTCGGTAAGGCGTTCGCTGCCATGCTGCCGCCGGAGACGGACCGTCTGGCCGGTCCCGAGCTGGGCGCCGTCGCCCTGGCCGCCGCGACGGCGATGCACGCGAAGCTGCCGTTTGTCCTCGTCCGCAACAGCAAGAAAGGCTACGGCAGCAGCAAGCTGGTCGAAGGCACGCTCAAGGCCGGCGACAAGGTCGTCATCATCGAAGACATCCTGACGACAGGTGGCCAGATCGTCGAAGCCGCCAAAACGCTGGAAGCCGCTGGAGCTACGGTCATCAAGATGATCGGCACGATTGACCGGCTCGAAGGCGCCCGCGAGAACATCGAGGCGGCGGGTTACAGCTACGCGTCGCTGTTCACGACGGCGGATTTGGGGATCAAGCCGGAATGA
- a CDS encoding MTH1187 family thiamine-binding protein: MLLAEISMWPMDKGQSVSPYVARVLDIIDRSGLPYRLGPLGTSIEGEWDEVMAVVKQCFDALAADSERVAITMKCDWRKGRSGSLEGKIASVEQQLGRKLRT; the protein is encoded by the coding sequence ATGCTTCTAGCCGAAATTTCCATGTGGCCGATGGACAAAGGCCAAAGCGTCAGTCCTTACGTCGCTCGAGTGCTCGACATCATCGACCGCAGCGGACTGCCCTATCGCCTGGGGCCGCTCGGAACGAGCATCGAAGGGGAATGGGATGAGGTGATGGCCGTGGTGAAGCAATGCTTCGACGCGTTGGCCGCCGACAGCGAACGAGTGGCGATCACGATGAAATGCGATTGGCGGAAGGGACGCAGCGGATCGCTGGAGGGCAAGATCGCGTCGGTCGAGCAGCAACTCGGCCGGAAACTGCGAACCTGA
- a CDS encoding zinc metalloprotease HtpX — protein MTSKLYNNFKTVLFLGLLTGLILLAGQIIGGTTGLVIALVFAAATNFVSYFFSAKIALASMGAQEVGPDHWLHQMVRRLATRANLPMPKVYVSPQMAPNAFATGRNPQNSAVCATEGLLQMLSRAEVAAVMGHELAHVKHRDILIQTVAATIGGAISALGYVFMFGGSSEEDGESSNPIAGLLVLILGPIAAGLIQAAISRSREFNADTEGAAIAGEPMDLATALEKIHAMSHQLPMDVNPAYNSLFIAEPTNVWRQMANLFSTHPPVEQRIANLIGRPWSGRVRTAA, from the coding sequence ATGACGTCCAAACTTTACAACAACTTCAAGACGGTTCTGTTTCTGGGACTGCTGACCGGGCTCATCCTGCTTGCGGGTCAGATCATCGGCGGCACCACCGGGCTTGTGATCGCGTTGGTCTTCGCTGCGGCGACCAACTTCGTCAGCTATTTCTTCAGCGCGAAGATCGCGCTGGCATCGATGGGTGCGCAGGAAGTCGGCCCGGACCACTGGCTGCACCAGATGGTGCGACGGCTGGCGACACGTGCAAACCTACCGATGCCCAAGGTTTACGTCTCGCCGCAAATGGCACCCAACGCGTTCGCGACCGGACGCAATCCGCAGAACTCAGCCGTCTGCGCCACCGAAGGGCTTCTACAGATGCTCAGCCGGGCCGAAGTCGCCGCCGTCATGGGCCATGAACTGGCCCACGTAAAGCACCGCGACATCCTGATCCAGACCGTCGCGGCGACGATCGGCGGGGCGATTTCCGCCCTGGGTTACGTGTTCATGTTCGGCGGATCGTCCGAAGAAGACGGCGAGAGCAGCAATCCGATCGCTGGCTTGCTGGTACTGATTCTCGGCCCGATCGCGGCCGGTTTGATTCAGGCCGCCATCAGCCGCAGCCGCGAGTTCAACGCCGACACCGAAGGCGCGGCGATCGCCGGCGAACCGATGGATCTTGCCACGGCGCTCGAGAAGATCCACGCCATGTCGCACCAGCTCCCGATGGACGTCAACCCGGCGTACAACAGTCTGTTCATCGCCGAGCCGACCAATGTCTGGCGTCAGATGGCAAACCTGTTCAGCACGCATCCGCCAGTGGAGCAGCGGATTGCAAACCTGATCGGCAGGCCTTGGAGCGGTCGTGTTCGAACGGCCGCGTAA
- the dacB gene encoding D-alanyl-D-alanine carboxypeptidase/D-alanyl-D-alanine endopeptidase, translating into MKHRLLALSVLTLLGLSFPARADIDAQVNAVLQDRLLANATVIVEVMSLGSGPADLRELYARNAHLPLVPASNLKLVTTAAALEHLGPDFKFSTRLLLVGQDLVLIGDGDPTFGDPAFTKEKGFKPTSDFEAWAARLQQAGITTIRDVLVDDSVMDEQFAHPDWPSDQLDEYYEAQVGGLNFAGNTLDLTIGADGNSVGVWPMTRYATFKSSISPGSKRVFTVSRDLGTNIINLHGDPPARGGKVVRTIHDPPMFGGTVLAETLTNAGIKVAGSVKRDRTFRARLNAPLDPALAAMKPVVVGEYETPIGPVLSRTNKASANLYAESLCKRMGYDAATKATGSWQTGLEAVRGYLKKTGIPEEDFRLADGCGLSKKNAISARALVRVLCYEYYGKNRDLYIRSLSIAGVDGTLDDRFARSDLQRRVFGKSGFVEGVSTLSGYLQAKDGQWHAFSIMINGIPRQSNSQIKLLQEKIVKAVDAEVSPKK; encoded by the coding sequence ATGAAACACCGCCTTCTGGCCCTTTCGGTCTTAACGCTCCTCGGCCTGTCGTTCCCCGCCCGGGCGGACATCGACGCCCAGGTCAATGCCGTCCTGCAGGATCGCCTGCTGGCCAATGCCACGGTGATCGTCGAGGTAATGAGCCTCGGCTCCGGGCCGGCAGACCTTCGAGAGCTCTACGCCCGCAATGCGCACCTGCCGCTGGTGCCGGCGAGCAACCTGAAGCTCGTCACCACGGCCGCGGCACTCGAGCATCTCGGCCCCGACTTCAAGTTCAGCACCAGGCTGCTGCTCGTCGGGCAGGACCTGGTTCTCATCGGGGACGGCGACCCCACGTTCGGCGACCCGGCCTTCACGAAGGAAAAAGGCTTTAAACCGACGTCGGATTTCGAAGCCTGGGCCGCCAGGCTGCAACAGGCGGGCATTACCACCATCCGCGATGTCCTGGTTGACGACTCTGTCATGGACGAACAGTTCGCCCACCCCGACTGGCCGAGCGACCAGCTCGACGAATACTACGAAGCCCAGGTCGGCGGACTGAACTTTGCCGGGAACACCCTCGACCTGACGATCGGAGCCGATGGCAACTCGGTCGGCGTCTGGCCGATGACGCGTTACGCCACGTTCAAGTCGTCGATCTCGCCCGGATCCAAGCGTGTTTTCACCGTTTCGCGGGACCTGGGAACCAACATCATCAACCTGCACGGCGACCCGCCGGCGAGGGGGGGGAAGGTCGTCCGAACGATTCATGACCCGCCCATGTTCGGCGGCACCGTGCTGGCCGAGACGCTGACCAATGCCGGCATCAAGGTAGCGGGCAGCGTCAAACGTGACCGCACTTTCCGGGCACGCCTGAATGCGCCGCTCGATCCGGCCCTGGCGGCGATGAAGCCGGTCGTGGTGGGTGAGTACGAAACACCGATCGGCCCTGTCCTTTCGAGAACGAACAAGGCTTCGGCGAATCTCTACGCCGAGTCGCTCTGCAAACGAATGGGATACGACGCGGCGACGAAAGCAACGGGCTCCTGGCAGACCGGACTGGAAGCGGTCCGTGGGTATCTGAAGAAGACTGGCATCCCCGAGGAGGATTTCCGCCTCGCCGACGGATGCGGCCTTTCGAAGAAGAACGCCATCAGTGCCCGCGCGCTGGTCCGGGTGCTGTGCTACGAATACTACGGCAAGAATCGGGACCTCTACATCCGGTCTCTATCCATCGCCGGCGTCGACGGAACGCTGGACGACCGGTTCGCCCGCAGCGATCTGCAACGGCGGGTCTTCGGCAAGAGCGGATTTGTTGAAGGCGTCAGCACCCTCAGCGGTTACCTTCAGGCCAAGGACGGCCAGTGGCATGCATTCTCCATCATGATCAACGGCATCCCTCGGCAGAGTAACTCGCAGATCAAGCTGTTGCAGG